The nucleotide sequence CACCGTGCATTCAGTAAACTTTTTGCAAATAGCACTGATCGCTCGCTTTGCAGCGTTGGGGGCGTTTCCGATAGGTGGGACCCAAAATAGGTGACGTGGCGTAACGGCCTGGCGGACCGCGCCGTTAGGCAGTAGCTGGTCGAACCGGCGAGGTATGAGTGTCCGACTGCACCAGCTATGGATGGCTTGAAGGCAGCGCTAAACTTAAAGTACTAAATAAAGTGGCAATTTCGTTTCTTTTTTTACCTTTTAAATATTTCTTGGAAACAAAATTTCATGAAAATGCGAACAATGTTTCGAAATCATAAAACAATTCGAATATTCTTTTCTtaaatgtgaacaatttttaaaattgtgaacaaattttggaatctaacaattttttaaaaacaaaaaaaatacacccTGAACATTTTCTTAGTATGCGGTGAACTTTATTCAAATACACaccgaacattttttaaatatatgatgaacttttttgaaattcacgCTGAACAAAATTTCTGTAGACAATGAACATGTATTTATACACGGTAAACATTTTTTTCAatacaatgaactttttttaacAAGAACATTATTAGGAAAATGAACACAATTAGAATTCTGAACTTTTATTGGAATTTGGAATTCCAAACTTTTTGTTAACATGAATAAATTTggaaaacacaaacaaaatttggaatttcaaacattttttgaaaaaattgatttatggaaaacaaaaaagaaaaataattaggTTAAAAAcagatgaaaaagaagaagtaaTAAGCAGAAAAAAAACATGAAGAGAAGCGGGAAAAAATGTAACaaaaaataaaacagtaaaaaaGTCAGAGAACTTCTAAAAGGTTTCCAAAACCGGTTGCTCGCTCGAAGTGGGTCAACCCGTATCGCGTCGGTCGCTTGTTTCGCTTCAGCGAAGCAGCGATAGTTTGATGCTCATACGCGGCAAATAGGTTTCGCCGTTTGGGGAGAAGAGTCATATAGACGGCGCCACGCATAGGAGGCCGTCCAACTAGGTCAGACTATTGTCGCACACGGAAACATCGAAGATTTTATCGAAAAAGAATGACAGTGCGAGAGAACGAACTATGTAACTCACACTACTGACCGCTCGTCGCTAGGCACTTGAGCTGATAAGCTTCAATGTCTAACTACAGAAATGCGGACTAGTAGAACTATACCTCAGCGATTGGTTTACTTTGGCGAACCGGTCTTCTTCCCTGTTTTCTTTTCTTaattattttttgtttctttttttctttttcgtttctctcttttctttaaaaaaatgctCGCCCTTATAAAAATTTGTCCAAAATTTCGAAAACGTTTGCCTTTTCAAATTTTATTCAGAAAATACAAATATTTGCATGTTAAAAGATTCTATAGAAATTTCAAATAAATGTTTGTGTCTTTCAAAATTGCCTACAtatgaaaaacatgaacatttttaaaaatagcatgcaaATTTTGAACACGAATATTTTCTAAACATTTTTCGAAAAGCACGAACAAATAGGGAgtttaaaaatagaaaaaaatgaacgaaaatttgaaatcattttttaACTTCCCTGAATATTTTTTGTATTTACATAGAAAAAAACACCATGTTCACGTAGGGTGTCCTGGTAAGCCAGAAGGCTCTGTCTGAGAGCACATTTTTTAACATCCTttatgatggaaatatgccctagaggcaataataaagttattatttatttccgtatatcatgataaatgtttattattcatgctagattgtattaactggaaacataatacatgtgtgaatacatagacaaacagagtgtcactagtatgcctctacttgactagctcgttgatcaaagatggttatgtttcctaaccatagacacgagttgtcatttgattaatgggatcacatcattaggagaatgatgtgattgacttgacccatttcgttagtttagcacttgatcgtttagtttgttgctattgcttttttcatgacttatacatgttcctatgactatgagattatgcaactcccgtttaccggaggaacactttgtgtgccaccaaacgtcacaacgtaactgggtgattataaaggtgctctactggtgtctccgaagatacttgttgggttggcgtatttcgagattaggatttgtcactccgattgtcggagaggtatctgtgggcccactcggtaatgcacatcactataagccttgcaagcattgcaactaatgagttagttgtgggatgatgtattacggaacgagtaaagagacttgccggtaacgagattgaaactaggtattgagataccgacgatcgaatctcaggcaagtaacataccgatgacaaagggaacaacgtatgttgttatgtggtctgaccgataaagatcttcgtagaatatgtgggagccaatatgagcatccaggtcccgctattggttattgaccagagacgtgtctcgtcatgtctacatagttcttgaacccgtagggtccgcacgcttaacgtttcgatgacagttatattatgagtttatatgttttgatgtaccaaaggttgttcggagtcccggatgtgatcacggacatgacgaggagtctcgaaatggtcaagacatgaagattgatatattggaaacctatgtttggatatcggaagtgttccgggtgaaatcgggattttaccggagtaccggaaagttacgggaaccccgggaggttaatgggccttagtgggcctttacggagaagaggagaggcggccagggctgggccgcatgcccctcccccctagtccgaataggacaaggagagggagcGGCactccccttccttcctctctccctcctctttcccctccccccaagtcctaattcAACTAGAAAAgggggaggggggagtcctacttccggtgggagtaggactcctcctggcgcgccctctctcctggccggccgcaccccccttgctcctttatatacgggggcaggggagcaccctagagatacaacaattgatcgtttgatcttttagccgtgagcggtgcccccctccaccatagtccacctcgataatactgtagcggtgcttaggcaaagccctgcgtcggtagaacatcatcatcgtcaccacgccatcgtgctgacgaaactctccctcaacactcggctggatcagagttcgagagacgtcatcgggctgaacgtgtgctgaactcggaggtgccgtgcgtttggtacttgatcggtcaggtCGTGAAgatgtacggctacatcaaccgcgttgtgctaacgcttccgcttttggtctacgagggtacgtggacaacactctcccctctcgttgtatgcatcaccatgatcttgcgtgtgcgtaggaatttttttaaaactacaacgttccccaacactttaatGACCCCTTTTTCCTGTGGCTTGTATGTTGAATTTAAGGTATCATGTCAAGTTGTTTCGGCTTTTGAAATTTTTTGCGTTTTCTGGAGTTCGGTAAAAAAGCTAATAAATGACCGGACATGTCGCAACATGGAAATGGTATCAGAATTTGTTCAAATCTTGCATGGAAGCCGCATATGTCCGTGCGGAGCTGTTGCAAGAAATTAGTGTCATTTATGTTTAGTCCAAAAAAACTATCAGTTGAGAGGAGTGCGTTAGACTAGGCAGGACGTGTGCATCCGTGAGCATGCAATTTTTCCTCGGTTAGTTGCAATTTCCGTCATTATCTATCAACATGAACATATTCTTATATGCTAACCATTTCTTGAGATTTGTCAACAATTTAGGAATTTTAATTGTGTATGAAAATTTTCTAGGCTTAACACTTTTAAAAATTGTTATCAAATTCCCAACAACTGATGGTGAAAACAAATTGCATACCACACACTTTTTTTAGTAAAATATCAACTTTTTTGaaacacaaacatttcttaaatttctgaacaatttttttggaaacaggaatattttttaaattccagACCATTTTATAAAATTGTAAACAATATTTGAACACAAATTTTTTTTAGTATTTGAAACAGTATTTAAAGGCTTTAAAAAGAATAGTTAAGTTCAAGAAGGAGGAAAAATGAATGAACGGGAAAATGAAAATTGTCGTTGCAGCGAGTGGAGCCTAGGACACAACCGGACAAGCTCACGCCAAGTAGTGAGTGGAGCTCGCTCTGTGCACACCACATGGGCTGACCCCGATTTAaagaagttcacaaatttgaaaaatgttcatcgctttttaaaaaagttcatcacttATAAAAAAAGTTCAAGTATTTTCACGAAAACGTTCATGAACTCGAAAAAACTTCAccaatttttaaaaatattcaggAATCTAAAAAAATACTCACCGGATTTTGACAGTAGATCACGATTtttaaaagttcatggattttgataAAAAATCTACGcaaattggaaaaaagttcataaattttgaaaaaaatcacaatAATAACTGAAAAAGTTTAGTAACTTGAAGAAACTTTTGCGAACtaagaaaagggaaaaaggaaaaattgaaagaaaaaaCGTCGAAGAAAAAAGTGCGAAAGAGAACAAAAACAGCCACAAAAGAAAACCATACACGTTACATTTGTTGAAAGGATGGAAGAAGATGAAAGAGTACACAGCAAAGTAACCTGGCGCAATGGTTAGCAGCTGTAGAGGTCTCAAGTTTGAATCTCCCCAGTGCATGCCTCCCGTATTTTTTGAATTCttacaaagaaaaaaaaactaaatggGCGAAAGCCCAAGACGGCGAGTTGGTGTGCACCAAATCTGGAAAATCACTGCGTAGCTTTGCTAAAGAAAAACATATACAGCAGGCATTTCAATATATGACCATCATATCTTTTCTTATGAAGAGGTATGGGCTAATCTGAGCCGTCCTTTCTATTTAGGGGGGAGGGGGTACCGAAGAAGTGTTTTATCAATTTGTTGAGCTATCATCTTCCCCAAGCATCATTGCGGAGATTGTAGGGAAGATTCGGGACCTTGCCCATAAACTGAGCCGATCAAACTGTACCTCATCCGGCCTCATGCAGTCCATGAACTCAGCCAAGATGACCATGTTCTTACTAACATGCAGTTTGTTGCGTAGTTTTACGCGCCCCTTCAAATCGGTGTATATTTATACATCCCTATATATATAATTTACAGGTATAAGCCACCGGCcacacggatgcaaagttacagctCCCGAGCACATTTGGACCCGGATGACCAGTAACACCGAAATACActgaaaaaagttcaaaaaaaaatctgatttttttggtGGCAAACATttacaaatgttctaagtgcttgcaaagtTTCATCGTGGAATCACATTCGTGGAAGCCATGCCAAAAAGAAACAAAATGGATGCTCCTaaaatgctactttcaaaagcattttggagcattgattttgtTATTTTCAACGACTTCTACAGATGTAATTTCATCATGAAACTTTCAAACACATGAAAAAATTGTCAAAGTTtgccaaaaaaaattcagaatttttgaaaCTTTATTTAAATATGTTTTTTGGTGTTATTGTTCACCACGCGCTCATTTGAGAGCGCAAGCAGAAGGGGACTTCCGTTTTGTACTTTTCTGGGTTGGTAGAGCAGTAGCAATGGTGTCAAGTTTTTACTTTGTTCAGCCTGTACTCTTTGCTTCTACAATCTGTTCACATTTAATTTACTTAGTTTCTACAGCAGTAGCACTTGCTTTGATGTCAAGTCTTCTTCATATTTCCCTCGCAAAAAAAAGTCTTCTTCATATTTAATTAAGAACCATATTTGCAACGAATACCAGTTATCTGTTGTACAATTTTCGTAGCGTGGAGGGCATAGTTGCTGCTGTTTTATCACTGAATCTGCTGAAAAACTACAAGTCTAGAAAGTCAGGGCTTCAGTTTTGACTTTATAAGATCTGGGCCTTTGGATCACGTGTAGAACCTCAATGGAGAGTCTGTCGACCGGCCTTGGACATCTTTGTCAGTCCATGGTAGAGGGATGCATTGGAGAGTCTGCAAGAAGACTGTTTCTTCTTGTTCCGACTTCGCTGAATCCCTACAACATTCCACAGAGGGAATTTGTACGGTGTACAAATGAGTTTTCAATACTTTTTAGTAGAGGGCTTGTAGTCTGTAATTGGAAACAAATCTGAACACATATTCAGATTCAGATCCAACAAATCCGGAATTGGATTTCTCTAGCAACCTTCTTCAGGAATCAGGATATATATCACTTCCATCACCCTCCATAAGGTCCTGAAGCGAAGTTGGTACTGGAGGCATATCAACGTCCACGACACCTTCCAACATGCGAACAGCTTGCCCCATTGACGGCCTATCGTTCTCCTGGTCCTGGATGCACCAGCAGGCGACCCTACAGATGACCTCCAGCTCCTCCACATTAGCATCGCCTTCCAGCCGAGCGTCCAGCAGGCACAGAACCTCCCCTTCGTTCACctgcgcagccgcgtggagaggaAAATACCGATGGCTCCCAATTTTCACCACCTCAGTGCACCTTCTCCCCGAGACGATCTCGAAGAGCACAAtgccgaagctgtacacgtcggCCTTCCTGGTGATGGGCAGCCCGGACAGCCACTCCGGCGCGAGGTATCCCATGGTTCCTCGCATGGTGGTCAGCGCGGAGTTGAATTCCCGTCCCAGCAGCTTCGCCATGCCGAAATCGGCGATCTTGGGGCAGAACTCCGCGTCGAGCAGTATGTTCTCGGGTTTGATGTCGCAGTGTATGATGCAGTCCTCACATTCTTCATGCAGATAGGCGAGACCCTTGGCGATGCCCAGTGCAATTTGGTAGCGAACGTTCCAACTCAACACACCAGATTTCTCCCTAAAGAGATGAGCGTCCAAGGAGCCATTTGGCATGTACTCATAGACGAGCAACCTTCTGTCCTCCTTGACACAGAATCCCAGCAGACGGACCAGCTTATTATGTTGGATCGCTCCGAGTGTCTGCACCTCTGTTCTGAACTGCTTCTCTGCTTCCCCGATTACTTTGAGATTCTTCACAGCGATGTCTGTTGATCCCGGCAGCGTTCCCCTGAAAACACTTCCGAATCCCCCCTGGCCGATTTTATCGGAGAAATTCATCGTGGCTTTCTTGATCTGTGCATAAGTGTAGACCACAAGAGGGCCTTCCACTTCAAACTTCCCGGCGGCAAGCGAATTCCTCCTGAATCTCCATAGCAGCACCATTATCAGTATCAAGGAAGCAAAGCATATCAATCCAGTGACCAATAATGCAATTCCTCTTGCTTGCAAGCCTTTCTTGTTCCTGGGCGCGGGGCCCAAACGGAGGTAGATCTTGCTGTACGGTGGCCTGGCAGCCAAGCTCAGATTATACAGGTTGTGGTACCATAGCTTGCATCCATGGCCGCCATACGAGTAGGCGATGCAGTAGCATTTGCTCCGGCAAGCCTCTCTGCAGACTTCATCAGTTCCGGCCATCTCTTCCTGGGCGTCGTAAGGAAGCCCTTGCAGCTTGTCCAACGGGGCGAAGGAGTCATCGTGCTCCGTCTGGCCGTCGGACTCGCAGCTCAGCGGGAGAGACCTCGAGCAGCCGTTGACGAAGTACCCAAGCCCCCACT is from Triticum aestivum cultivar Chinese Spring chromosome 3A, IWGSC CS RefSeq v2.1, whole genome shotgun sequence and encodes:
- the LOC123060736 gene encoding G-type lectin S-receptor-like serine/threonine-protein kinase At2g19130, which codes for MAAVTGVHRHHWSGWRIGGGSQFVPRKVMHTNGGGAARSLGLGLSPTKGAALVFLFLLLIDGALLAASATTDTILPGEGISGNETLVSRSGGFELGFFSPGPGIHYFLGVRFRNMGHSPTFWLGDRVVITDLPAASLEIFADSLCIKQNGASLRCMPSPGGNVSSAAVAVLLDNGNLVVRDQGNSSLVLWQSFDYPSDALLPGARLGLDKDTGKNVSLTFKSFSHNGSLSVDANRRNGFVLTTDGHANRGTFPDWMVSSQDNGSSLLLNHREGLNSTEFLQFHLGQVSLMRYSEPDPAGNGTGGWVARWSFPSNCKSGGFFCGKFGACTSSGKCGCVGGFTPSYPIEWGLGYFVNGCSRSLPLSCESDGQTEHDDSFAPLDKLQGLPYDAQEEMAGTDEVCREACRSKCYCIAYSYGGHGCKLWYHNLYNLSLAARPPYSKIYLRLGPAPRNKKGLQARGIALLVTGLICFASLILIMVLLWRFRRNSLAAGKFEVEGPLVVYTYAQIKKATMNFSDKIGQGGFGSVFRGTLPGSTDIAVKNLKVIGEAEKQFRTEVQTLGAIQHNKLVRLLGFCVKEDRRLLVYEYMPNGSLDAHLFREKSGVLSWNVRYQIALGIAKGLAYLHEECEDCIIHCDIKPENILLDAEFCPKIADFGMAKLLGREFNSALTTMRGTMGYLAPEWLSGLPITRKADVYSFGIVLFEIVSGRRCTEVVKIGSHRYFPLHAAAQVNEGEVLCLLDARLEGDANVEELEVICRVACWCIQDQENDRPSMGQAVRMLEGVVDVDMPPVPTSLQDLMEGDGSDIYPDS